In Flavobacterium sp. 83, the genomic window ATGCAGCTTTTACTAAAATGGGTGGCGTGTTTGTACATCATAAAAAAGGCAATATAAATTGGTCCATCACCGGCTGGCTTACTTTAGGCAGTGTTCCTGCAGCTTTACTAACTTTATGGATATTAAATAGTATTAAAACAGACATTTCAACTATAAATGCTGTAATAAAATACAGTTTGGGTTGGGCGCTACTTTTCACTTCAGTAGCTATTTTATTCAAAAAGAAACTCTTAGTTTTTTCTCAAAAACATGCAGGTGATAAATTTCATAGCGAAAGTAAAACTCAAAATGTATTAACGGTAGCTATTGGTGTAATGCTGGGAGCAACTGTGACCTTGACTTCAATAGGAGCTGGTGCTTTAGGTACAGTTACTTTATTTTTCTTGTACCCGCTTTTACCAACTCCTCGATTGGTTGGAACGGAGATTGCTCATGCTGTTCCTTTAACTCTTGTTGCAGGAATAGGACACGCTTCAATGGGAAATTTAGATTTAGGATTATTAGGACAGTTATTAATAGGGTCACTTCCCGGCATTTTTATAGGAAGTATGTTGAGTGGAAAAGTACCTGATTTGTTCCTTCGAAATGCCATTGCAATAATGTTATTTTTTGTGGGATATAAATTGGTTTTTTAGTTTTATGACGAACTATTCAAATTAAAATTGATTTTTTAATATGGTTAAAGAGTCAATTTTTCACCAAATCTCTTTTTACAAAAAAAGCCCAATTCATTAAATTAATTGAATTGGGCTTTTTTATTACAATTTTATTTGACAGAACAGACTAAAAAGCAATATCCGCCAAGGTATTATTTTCTAATATCATTAAGGTATTGTCTCGAACTTTCATCATCAATTTACGAACGGCACACAAAGATTCGTCTGTACAATCGTCGCATTTTTCATAAAAATTGTGACTAGCACAAGGCAACAACGCTATGGGACCTTCAAGGATGCGATAGACTTTTGCCATATCAATATCTTTCGGCTCTTTTATAAGATAGTAGCCACCTCCTTTTCCTTTTTTGGCACCTAAAAAACCAGAATGACGTAAAAGCAACAAAATACT contains:
- a CDS encoding sulfite exporter TauE/SafE family protein — translated: MDFQLGLIVAGLTVGFVVGLTGVGGGSLMTPILLWFGIPPTTAVGTDLLYAAFTKMGGVFVHHKKGNINWSITGWLTLGSVPAALLTLWILNSIKTDISTINAVIKYSLGWALLFTSVAILFKKKLLVFSQKHAGDKFHSESKTQNVLTVAIGVMLGATVTLTSIGAGALGTVTLFFLYPLLPTPRLVGTEIAHAVPLTLVAGIGHASMGNLDLGLLGQLLIGSLPGIFIGSMLSGKVPDLFLRNAIAIMLFFVGYKLVF
- a CDS encoding Rrf2 family transcriptional regulator; amino-acid sequence: MLSKKTKYGIKALTFLARQENQTPVAIADIARSEQISIKFLESILLLLRHSGFLGAKKGKGGGYYLIKEPKDIDMAKVYRILEGPIALLPCASHNFYEKCDDCTDESLCAVRKLMMKVRDNTLMILENNTLADIAF